One window of the Onychostoma macrolepis isolate SWU-2019 chromosome 21, ASM1243209v1, whole genome shotgun sequence genome contains the following:
- the pcyt1bb gene encoding phosphate cytidylyltransferase 1B, choline b gives MVNRRRNGSRANGRAGRGGVQAQQEQQRKRPPIKALREPAIFAKQSGSALDTPHDKVNLAQARRGTPAHRPVRVYADGIFDLFHSGHARALMQAKNLFPNTQLIVGVCSDALTHKYKGYTVMTEDERYEALIHCRYVDEVVRDAPWTLTSEFLKKHRIDFVAHDDIPYTSAGSEDVYKHIKEAGMFVATQRTEGISTSDLITRIVRDYDVYVRRNLQRGYTARELNVGFIKEKKYRLQEQVDRMKETVRTVEEKSKHLVHRVEEKSHDLIYKWEEKSREFIGNFLELFGPDKAWLMIQERSGRVLQALSPYQSPSTSPSSSPTRGRSTSPVTHWPLLRFRSPPPKSASVSSSEGDEGEM, from the exons ATGGTGAACAGGAGGCGAAATGGGTCCCGTGCTAATGGTCGTGCTGGTCGAGGAGGGGTTCAAGCACAGCAAGAGCAGCAACGCAAACGGCCACCAATTAAG GCTCTTAGAGAACCAGCCATCTTTGCTAAACAATCAGGCAGCGCCTTGGACACCCCACATGACAAAGTAAATTTAGCCCAGGCTCGCCGTGGCACTCCAG CTCATCGGCCCGTACGAGTGTATGCCGATGGAATCTTTGACCTCTTCCATTCAGGCCATGCCCGGGCTCTGATGCAGGCCAAGAATTTATTCCCAAACACACAACTGATTGTTGGAG TATGCAGTGATGCCCTGACGCACAAGTATAAAGGCTATACAGTGATGACAGAGGATGAACGTTACGAAGCCCTTATACACTGTCGTTATGTGGATGAGGTGGTCCGTGACGCTCCCTGGACCCTCACTTCTGAATTCCTGAAAAAACACAGG ATTGACTTTGTGGCACATGATGATATCCCTTACACCTCTGCTGGATCAGAAGACGTCTATAAACATATCAAAGAAGCAG GAATGTTCGTGGCTACTCAAAGAACGGAGGGGATCTCTACCTCTGATCTCATCACACGTATTGTTCGAGACTATGACGTCTACGTCAGGCGTAACCTGCAGAGAGGATACACAGCACGGGAACTCAACGTTGGCTTCATCAAA GAGAAGAAGTACCGTCTACAAGAGCAGGTGGACAGAATGAAGGAGACAGTGAGGACGGTGGAGGAGAAGTCCAAACATTTAGTGCACCGTGTCGAAGAGAAGAGCCATGACCTCATCTACAAATGGGAAGAGAAATCTCGCGAGTTCATCGGAAACTTCCTGGAGTTGTTTGGTCCAGATAAAGCCTGG CTCATGATCCAGGAGAGGAGTGGCCGTGTTCTCCAGGCTCTGTCTCCCTATCAGTCCCCAAGCACTTCGCCAAGCTCCAGTCCCACCAGAGGACGCTCTACTTCGCCCGTCACCCACTGGCCCCTGCTACGCTTCCGTTCACCACCACCTAAAAGTGCTTCTGTCAGCAGCAGTGAAGGTGACGAAGGGGAAATGTAG
- the pdk3b gene encoding pyruvate dehydrogenase kinase, isozyme 3b isoform X1, whose protein sequence is MKLFNYLLKDVTHKIEYYSRFSPSPMSIKQFLDFGRENACEKTSYMFLKKELAVRLANTMREVTLLPTNLQSQPSVKLVESWYSQSFEELLEYETRSSEDPRTLNDFLEILIKIRNRHNDVVPTMAQGVIEYKEKFGFDPFISSNVQYFLDRFYTNRISFRMLINQHTLLFGDAACLAQPKHIGSIDPACNVAEVVRDAYETAKMLCEQYYMTAPELKIGEFNSKAPKKPIQVVYVPSHLFHMLFELFKNSMRATVELYDNSSEGLPPVKAMVTLGKEDLSIKISDKGGGVPLRKIDRLFNYMYSSAPTPRLDPSQTAVPLAGFGYGLPISRLYARYFQGDLSLYSIEGFGTDAVIHLKAVSSESFERLPVFNKSAWRHYQTGPEADDWSNPSSDPRDASTYKANR, encoded by the exons ATGAAACTGTTTAACTACTTACTGAAAGATGTCACGCACAAAATCGAATATTATTCAAGGTTCTCTCCCTCACCGATGTCAATCAAGCAATTTCTGGATTTTG GCAGGGAAAATGCATGTGAAAAAACCTCCTACATGTTTCTGAAGAAAGAACTGGCAGTGAGGTTGGCCAATACGATGAGGGAAGTCACCTTGTTGCCCACCAATCTTCAGAGCCAGCCGTCTGTGAAACTGGTCGAGTCCTG GTACAGCCAGAGCTTTGAAGAGCTGTTAGAGTACGAGACAAGAAGTTCAGAGGATCCCCGCACCCTTAATGA CTTCCTAGAGATCCTGATTAAGATTCGGAACAGGCACAATGACGTGGTGCCCACTATGGCCCAGGGTGTCATCGAATACAAAGAGAAGTTTGGTTTTGACCCCTTCATCAGCAGCAATGTGCAGTACTTTCTTGACCGCTTCTACACCAACCGCATTTCTTTCCGCATGCTCATCAACCAGCACA CTCTTCTGTTTGGTGACGCCGCTTGTCTTGCGCAACCAAAACACATCGGAAGCATCGACCCAGCGTGCAACGTTGCTGAGGTGGTGAGAG ATGCATATGAGACGGCAAAGATGCTCTGTGAGCAGTACTACATGACAGCTCCTGAACTGAAGATCGGGGAATTCAACT CCAAAGCTCCAAAGAAGCCTATACAGGTGGTCTATGTGCCCTCTCATCTTTTCCACATGCTGTTTGAGCTCTTCAAG AATTCCATGCGGGCAACGGTGGAGCTCTATGACAACAGCAGTGAGgggcttcctccagtgaaagcAATGGTTACTCTGGGAAAAGAGGATCTCTCAATAAAG ATTAGTGACAAAGGTGGTGGTGTCCCCTTACGAAAGATTGATCGTCTCTTCAATTACATGTATTCCAGTGCTCCAACACCACGTCTGGATCCATCTCAAACTGCTGTCCCTCTG GCTGGTTTTGGCTATGGACTGCCAATCTCTAGACTCTATGCACGCTACTTTCAAGGAGACTTGAGCCTGTACTCGATTGAAGGCTTCGGCACAGATGCAGTAATTCATCTTAAG GCTGTCTCTAGTGAGTCTTTTGAGCGTCTTCCAGTCTTCAATAAGTCAGCATGGCGACATTATCAGACAGGTCCTGAGGCTGATGACTGGAGTAACCCAAGCAGCGACCCACGAGATGCATCCACGTATAAAGCCAACAGATGA
- the pdk3b gene encoding pyruvate dehydrogenase kinase, isozyme 3b isoform X2, protein MKHLGDVATVLLDLFCPSLFCFFMSFQTDWMRMRSDQTHYSKRYSQSFEELLEYETRSSEDPRTLNDFLEILIKIRNRHNDVVPTMAQGVIEYKEKFGFDPFISSNVQYFLDRFYTNRISFRMLINQHTLLFGDAACLAQPKHIGSIDPACNVAEVVRDAYETAKMLCEQYYMTAPELKIGEFNSKAPKKPIQVVYVPSHLFHMLFELFKNSMRATVELYDNSSEGLPPVKAMVTLGKEDLSIKISDKGGGVPLRKIDRLFNYMYSSAPTPRLDPSQTAVPLAGFGYGLPISRLYARYFQGDLSLYSIEGFGTDAVIHLKAVSSESFERLPVFNKSAWRHYQTGPEADDWSNPSSDPRDASTYKANR, encoded by the exons atgaagcatcttggagatgttgccacagttcttctggatttattcTGTcccagtttgttctgtttcttcatgtcattccagacagactggatgaggatgagatcagatcagacacactacagcaaaag GTACAGCCAGAGCTTTGAAGAGCTGTTAGAGTACGAGACAAGAAGTTCAGAGGATCCCCGCACCCTTAATGA CTTCCTAGAGATCCTGATTAAGATTCGGAACAGGCACAATGACGTGGTGCCCACTATGGCCCAGGGTGTCATCGAATACAAAGAGAAGTTTGGTTTTGACCCCTTCATCAGCAGCAATGTGCAGTACTTTCTTGACCGCTTCTACACCAACCGCATTTCTTTCCGCATGCTCATCAACCAGCACA CTCTTCTGTTTGGTGACGCCGCTTGTCTTGCGCAACCAAAACACATCGGAAGCATCGACCCAGCGTGCAACGTTGCTGAGGTGGTGAGAG ATGCATATGAGACGGCAAAGATGCTCTGTGAGCAGTACTACATGACAGCTCCTGAACTGAAGATCGGGGAATTCAACT CCAAAGCTCCAAAGAAGCCTATACAGGTGGTCTATGTGCCCTCTCATCTTTTCCACATGCTGTTTGAGCTCTTCAAG AATTCCATGCGGGCAACGGTGGAGCTCTATGACAACAGCAGTGAGgggcttcctccagtgaaagcAATGGTTACTCTGGGAAAAGAGGATCTCTCAATAAAG ATTAGTGACAAAGGTGGTGGTGTCCCCTTACGAAAGATTGATCGTCTCTTCAATTACATGTATTCCAGTGCTCCAACACCACGTCTGGATCCATCTCAAACTGCTGTCCCTCTG GCTGGTTTTGGCTATGGACTGCCAATCTCTAGACTCTATGCACGCTACTTTCAAGGAGACTTGAGCCTGTACTCGATTGAAGGCTTCGGCACAGATGCAGTAATTCATCTTAAG GCTGTCTCTAGTGAGTCTTTTGAGCGTCTTCCAGTCTTCAATAAGTCAGCATGGCGACATTATCAGACAGGTCCTGAGGCTGATGACTGGAGTAACCCAAGCAGCGACCCACGAGATGCATCCACGTATAAAGCCAACAGATGA